Proteins encoded within one genomic window of Nordella sp. HKS 07:
- a CDS encoding ABC transporter permease, whose amino-acid sequence MTDVSSSLPALRLDRPPPRPPSAFSNALVFGWRAILKFKHVPEQLFDLVMTPIMFTLLFTFVFGGALAGSTGAYLQFFLPGILVQTIVFNAVYSGMGLSTDLSKGLFDRFRSLPIWSLAPFAGLMVGDILRHLIAGGLILIIGLILGYRAEGGVLGVIAAFALLIAVGFGMGWIFIVLGLLVRTPMTVMTVGFTFLFPLVFASNIMVQPATMPGWLRAFVEVNPVSLMTTAIRGLMAGQASLHEVLLALAGPAALTLLLAPVTLWLYRRRDR is encoded by the coding sequence ATGACCGATGTGAGCTCATCCCTGCCGGCGCTGAGACTCGACCGGCCGCCGCCCCGGCCGCCGTCGGCCTTTTCCAACGCGCTCGTCTTCGGCTGGCGGGCCATCCTCAAATTCAAGCATGTGCCGGAGCAGCTCTTCGATCTGGTGATGACGCCGATCATGTTCACGCTGCTCTTCACCTTCGTCTTCGGGGGCGCGCTGGCGGGGTCGACCGGCGCCTATCTGCAGTTCTTCCTGCCCGGCATCCTGGTCCAGACCATCGTGTTCAACGCCGTCTATTCCGGCATGGGCCTCTCGACCGACCTCAGCAAGGGCCTGTTCGACCGCTTCCGCTCGCTGCCGATCTGGTCGCTGGCGCCTTTTGCCGGGCTGATGGTGGGCGACATATTGCGCCACCTGATCGCCGGCGGGCTCATCCTGATCATCGGCCTCATTTTGGGCTACCGGGCCGAAGGCGGGGTCTTGGGCGTCATCGCCGCATTCGCGCTGCTGATCGCCGTCGGTTTCGGCATGGGCTGGATCTTCATCGTGCTGGGCCTCCTGGTCCGCACGCCGATGACGGTGATGACCGTGGGTTTCACCTTCCTCTTTCCCCTGGTTTTCGCCTCCAACATCATGGTGCAGCCGGCGACCATGCCGGGCTGGCTCAGGGCCTTCGTCGAGGTGAATCCGGTGTCACTGATGACCACAGCCATTCGCGGGCTGATGGCGGGCCAGGCGAGCCTCCACGAGGTCCTCCTGGCGCTGGCGGGCCCGGCGGCGCTCACTCTGCTGCTCGCTCCCGTGACGCTCTGGCTTTACCGGCGGCGTGACCGGTAA
- a CDS encoding ATP-binding cassette domain-containing protein: MNDAMRMNNSSSVEGRPEPAIAVRGLVKHFGDVRAVDGIDLEVPRGMIFAILGPNGAGKTTLMRMLATLASPDTGTASVMGHDLIAAPQKVRASIAMTGQFASLDEDLTGRENLLMLARLWGYRGRNAKERADELLAAFDLAEAAHKQVKAYSGGMRRKLDIAASLIVTPGVLFLDEPTTGLDPNARQGVWRMIRALAGSGVTILLTTQYLEEADQLAARIAVIDKGKKIAEGTSRELKAATGSGFLHVALVDPARLDDARALLETHLGTQVQRNPEGAQLSVMAGTPEAASQAIAALIAARIELADFSMGSPSLEEVFFALTDGSGRLGKTEGSDQ, translated from the coding sequence ATGAACGATGCCATGCGTATGAACAATTCGTCGTCTGTCGAAGGCCGCCCTGAGCCAGCCATTGCGGTGCGCGGGCTGGTCAAGCATTTTGGCGACGTCCGCGCCGTGGACGGCATCGATCTCGAGGTCCCGCGCGGCATGATCTTCGCCATTCTGGGCCCCAATGGCGCCGGCAAGACCACGCTGATGCGCATGCTGGCGACGCTCGCCTCGCCAGATACCGGCACGGCCAGCGTCATGGGCCATGATCTGATCGCGGCACCCCAGAAGGTGCGCGCCAGCATCGCCATGACCGGCCAGTTCGCCTCGCTCGACGAGGATCTGACAGGCAGAGAAAATCTCCTGATGCTGGCCCGTCTCTGGGGGTATCGTGGCCGCAACGCCAAAGAGCGCGCCGATGAGCTGCTCGCCGCCTTCGATCTGGCCGAGGCCGCCCATAAGCAGGTGAAGGCCTATTCGGGCGGGATGCGGCGCAAGCTCGATATCGCCGCCTCCCTTATCGTGACGCCGGGTGTGCTGTTCCTCGACGAGCCGACGACGGGGCTCGATCCCAATGCGCGCCAAGGCGTGTGGCGGATGATCCGCGCGCTTGCGGGCTCGGGCGTCACCATCCTACTCACCACGCAATATCTCGAGGAGGCCGATCAGCTGGCGGCCCGCATCGCCGTCATCGACAAGGGCAAAAAGATCGCCGAAGGCACGAGCCGCGAGCTGAAAGCCGCTACCGGCTCAGGCTTCCTCCATGTGGCGTTGGTCGATCCGGCAAGGCTCGATGACGCCCGCGCGCTTCTCGAGACGCATCTGGGAACCCAGGTCCAGCGCAATCCCGAAGGCGCCCAGCTTTCCGTCATGGCGGGCACGCCCGAGGCGGCCAGCCAGGCGATCGCCGCCCTCATCGCCGCCAGGATCGAGCTTGCCGATTTTTCGATGGGCTCGCCCAGCCTGGAAGAGGTCTTCTTCGCGCTGACGGACGGCAGCGGCAGACTGGGAAAAACGGAAGGTAGCGACCAATGA
- the cimA gene encoding citramalate synthase — translation MTRERLYLFDTTLRDGQQTPGVDFSLDDKLVVMEMLDELGLDYIEGGYPGANPTDTALFGAPRGTKATFTAFGMVKRAGRSASNDPGLQDILRAEAKAICFVAKSWDYHVRVALQTTNEENLLTIRESIENARALGREVLLDCEHFFDGFKANPAYALEVAKTAYAAGARWVVLCDTNGGTLPQEISEIVRAVTKTVPGSHLGIHAHNDTEQAVANSLAAVLAGARQIQGTLNGIGERCGNANLVSIIPTLVLKPEYAARFETGVTEQKLATLTHVSRAFDELLNRSPNAQAPYVGRSAFATKAGIHASAIVKEPETYEHVPPESIGNRRRMLVSDQAGKSNLLSELARIGLSVDKTDTRLDALLREVKERESQGYAYDGADASFELLARRMLGTVPEYFDVQSFRVIVEQRHNASGELVTMSEAVVKVKVDDEVFLNAGEGNGPVNALDVALRKDLGKFQRFIDDLELADYKVRILNGGTGATTRVLVESRDGKGNRWFTVGVSPNIVDASFQALSDSIVFKLLREEVAAA, via the coding sequence ATGACGCGCGAGCGCCTCTATCTCTTCGACACCACTTTGCGCGACGGCCAGCAGACGCCGGGCGTCGACTTCTCGCTCGACGACAAGCTCGTCGTCATGGAGATGCTGGATGAGCTCGGCCTCGATTATATCGAGGGCGGCTATCCGGGCGCCAACCCGACCGACACGGCGCTCTTCGGCGCGCCGCGCGGCACCAAGGCGACCTTCACCGCTTTCGGCATGGTGAAGCGGGCAGGGCGCTCCGCGTCCAACGATCCGGGCCTGCAGGATATTCTGCGCGCCGAGGCCAAGGCCATCTGCTTCGTTGCCAAATCCTGGGACTACCATGTTCGCGTCGCCCTTCAGACGACGAATGAGGAGAATCTCCTAACTATCCGGGAATCCATCGAAAATGCCAGGGCGCTTGGGCGCGAGGTGCTGCTCGATTGCGAGCATTTCTTTGACGGCTTCAAGGCCAATCCGGCCTATGCGCTCGAGGTCGCCAAGACCGCCTACGCGGCAGGCGCGCGCTGGGTGGTGCTGTGCGATACCAATGGCGGAACCTTGCCGCAAGAGATCTCCGAGATCGTCCGTGCCGTGACGAAGACGGTGCCGGGCAGCCATCTCGGCATCCATGCCCATAACGACACCGAACAGGCGGTGGCCAATTCGCTGGCCGCGGTCCTGGCCGGCGCGCGCCAGATCCAGGGCACGCTCAACGGCATCGGCGAGCGCTGCGGCAACGCCAATCTCGTCTCGATCATCCCGACTTTGGTGCTCAAGCCGGAATACGCCGCGCGGTTCGAGACCGGCGTGACGGAACAGAAGCTGGCGACGCTGACCCATGTGTCGCGCGCCTTCGACGAGCTTCTGAACCGCAGCCCCAATGCACAGGCGCCCTATGTGGGCAGGAGCGCCTTCGCCACCAAGGCCGGCATCCATGCCTCGGCGATCGTCAAGGAGCCCGAGACCTACGAGCATGTGCCGCCCGAGAGCATCGGCAACCGCCGCCGCATGCTGGTCTCCGACCAGGCCGGCAAGTCCAACCTGCTGTCCGAGCTCGCCCGCATCGGGCTCAGTGTCGACAAGACCGACACGCGCCTCGATGCGCTGCTGCGCGAGGTGAAGGAGCGGGAGTCGCAGGGCTATGCCTATGACGGAGCGGATGCCTCTTTTGAGCTCCTGGCGCGCCGCATGCTCGGCACGGTGCCCGAATATTTCGACGTCCAGTCCTTCCGCGTCATTGTCGAGCAGCGCCACAACGCGTCGGGCGAGCTCGTCACCATGTCGGAGGCCGTGGTCAAGGTGAAGGTCGACGACGAAGTTTTCCTCAATGCCGGCGAAGGCAACGGCCCGGTGAACGCGCTCGACGTGGCGCTCCGCAAGGATCTCGGCAAGTTCCAGCGCTTCATCGACGATCTCGAGCTTGCCGACTACAAGGTCCGTATCCTCAATGGCGGAACGGGAGCCACTACCCGCGTTCTGGTCGAAAGCCGCGACGGCAAGGGCAATCGCTGGTTCACCGTCGGCGTGTCGCCCAATATCGTCGATGCGTCCTTCCAGGCCTTGTCGGATTCGATCGTCTTCAAGCTGCTGCGCGAAGAGGTGGCGGCCGCCTAA
- a CDS encoding DMT family transporter yields MNADASSQHRLGLLLVATAALFWSTSGIFVRLIGADLMTMLFWRGVFSGSAVMLVYLLMEGKAGLLRLRNLPLPVFAVAALSAMGMITGIGSMRYTTVAEALIIYATVPFVTAGFAWAFIGEKPSTRTMAASLVALCGVAFMLKDASLDGSLFGKGLAVLMTLSMAGMTTIMRRHQDVPMLPAMALSAWLCSFVTFWFAAPLSVSTQDFLLIALFGIVQNASGLVLYAIWSRKIPAAEATLIAALEVPFTPLWVWLFLGETPAGAVLIGGAIVMLALFGHILTEIRPRRALPPPV; encoded by the coding sequence ATGAACGCCGATGCCTCGTCACAGCACCGTCTCGGCCTCCTTCTGGTGGCGACGGCGGCGCTTTTCTGGTCTACCTCCGGCATCTTCGTGCGCCTCATCGGCGCCGACCTGATGACCATGCTGTTCTGGCGCGGCGTCTTTTCGGGCTCCGCGGTGATGCTGGTCTATCTCCTGATGGAAGGCAAAGCCGGCCTCCTGCGCCTGCGCAACCTACCGCTCCCGGTCTTCGCCGTCGCCGCATTGTCGGCCATGGGCATGATCACCGGCATCGGTTCGATGCGCTACACGACAGTGGCCGAGGCTCTCATCATCTATGCGACCGTGCCTTTCGTCACCGCCGGTTTCGCCTGGGCCTTCATCGGCGAGAAGCCCAGTACCCGCACCATGGCGGCGAGCCTCGTTGCGCTCTGCGGCGTCGCCTTCATGCTGAAGGACGCGTCCCTGGACGGGAGCCTTTTCGGGAAGGGCCTTGCCGTGCTGATGACGCTCAGCATGGCCGGCATGACCACCATCATGCGGAGACACCAGGACGTGCCGATGCTGCCGGCCATGGCGCTCTCCGCCTGGCTCTGTTCCTTCGTGACCTTCTGGTTCGCCGCTCCGCTGTCGGTCAGCACTCAGGATTTCCTGCTCATCGCGCTCTTCGGCATCGTGCAGAACGCGTCGGGCCTCGTCCTCTATGCGATCTGGTCGCGGAAGATCCCCGCCGCCGAGGCGACGCTGATCGCCGCCCTCGAAGTGCCCTTCACACCGCTCTGGGTCTGGCTGTTCCTCGGCGAGACGCCGGCGGGTGCGGTGCTCATCGGCGGCGCTATCGTCATGCTGGCGCTGTTCGGCCATATCCTGACCGAGATCCGACCAAGGCGGGCGCTGCCGCCGCCGGTTTAG
- a CDS encoding adenylate/guanylate cyclase domain-containing protein, which translates to MAEQRKLAAILAADVVGFSRLTGADEEGTLARLRALRSDVIDPTITVYNGRVVKRTGDGALVEFRSVVDAVRCAIEVQNAMLERNAGLPPERRIEFRIGIHLGDVVEESDGDLMGDGVNIAARLEGVAQPGAICLSDDAYRQVRSRLDLVITDLGETKLKNIAEPMRIYALQAGNAAQARPRLAARADQSARLALPDKPSIAVLPFTNMSGDPDQEYFVDGISEDLITALSRIRWFFVIARNSCFAYKGQSPDVREVARVLGVAYVLEGSVRKVGNRVRVTAQLIDGLSGKHVWAQRYDRDLEDIFAVQDEITATLVGAIEPELGKAERERARANRPDDLHAWDLYRRGLWHTYKRTREDLAEAHQLFRQAIAIDPRMARAYAATEEAFFFQFVGGYVDTGAAAKADALRFAEKAVELDGQDAFNHYALGRALTLVRRHDSAVFELRKAVELNPSFAQAHYALGMTLATGGQPEASLPHIDLAMRLSPQDPYFGQFLVRKAEACLFLGRLQEAIEAAERSLREPNIQWSRWAILAAAHAHLGRMEDAKRSVEGLHAFRPDIDLAFIRDYWPIADAAALNCLVEGLRKAGLSEA; encoded by the coding sequence ATGGCAGAGCAAAGGAAACTTGCCGCTATCTTGGCGGCGGACGTAGTCGGCTTCAGCCGTCTCACTGGAGCCGATGAGGAAGGCACGCTTGCCCGGCTGCGAGCGCTGCGCAGCGATGTCATCGATCCAACCATCACCGTATACAATGGGCGCGTGGTCAAGCGCACCGGCGATGGTGCGCTCGTCGAGTTCCGCAGTGTCGTCGACGCCGTGCGCTGCGCCATAGAGGTGCAGAACGCCATGCTTGAGCGCAATGCCGGGCTGCCGCCCGAGCGCCGCATCGAGTTCCGCATAGGCATCCATCTGGGAGACGTCGTCGAGGAAAGCGACGGCGATCTCATGGGTGACGGCGTCAATATCGCAGCGCGGCTCGAAGGCGTCGCTCAGCCGGGCGCGATATGCCTCTCCGACGATGCTTACCGGCAGGTGCGATCTCGGCTGGATCTCGTCATCACCGATCTGGGCGAGACGAAGCTGAAGAACATCGCCGAACCGATGCGCATCTACGCACTTCAGGCCGGCAACGCCGCACAAGCGCGGCCGCGGCTAGCCGCGCGCGCAGACCAGTCGGCGCGACTGGCGCTGCCCGACAAGCCTTCGATTGCAGTTCTGCCGTTTACCAACATGTCCGGCGATCCTGATCAGGAGTATTTTGTCGACGGGATCTCCGAGGATTTGATCACCGCGCTGTCGCGAATAAGATGGTTCTTCGTGATCGCCCGCAATTCCTGCTTCGCGTATAAGGGGCAATCGCCTGACGTCCGCGAAGTTGCCCGTGTGCTGGGCGTGGCCTATGTGCTCGAAGGCAGTGTTCGTAAGGTTGGCAATCGCGTTCGTGTCACGGCGCAGCTGATTGATGGCCTGTCCGGAAAACACGTTTGGGCACAACGCTACGACCGCGACCTGGAAGATATTTTCGCCGTTCAGGACGAGATCACGGCGACGCTGGTGGGCGCGATCGAGCCTGAGCTCGGTAAGGCCGAACGCGAGCGGGCGCGGGCGAACCGGCCCGACGATCTGCACGCCTGGGACCTCTACCGGCGAGGCCTTTGGCACACCTACAAGCGGACGCGGGAGGATCTTGCCGAGGCACATCAGTTGTTCCGCCAGGCGATCGCGATCGATCCGCGGATGGCACGTGCCTATGCCGCAACCGAGGAAGCATTTTTCTTCCAGTTTGTGGGCGGTTACGTCGACACCGGGGCTGCCGCGAAGGCCGATGCTCTGAGGTTCGCGGAGAAGGCCGTGGAGCTCGACGGGCAGGACGCATTCAACCACTACGCTCTCGGGCGGGCCCTCACGCTGGTGCGCCGGCATGATTCAGCCGTGTTTGAGCTTCGCAAGGCAGTCGAGCTCAATCCAAGCTTTGCTCAGGCCCACTACGCCCTCGGTATGACGCTTGCCACCGGCGGGCAACCGGAGGCCTCTCTGCCGCACATTGATTTGGCAATGCGTCTCAGCCCGCAGGATCCCTATTTTGGACAATTCCTGGTTCGCAAGGCCGAGGCGTGCCTCTTCTTGGGACGGCTGCAGGAAGCGATAGAGGCGGCCGAGCGGTCGCTGCGCGAACCAAACATCCAGTGGTCCCGCTGGGCGATACTGGCCGCCGCGCACGCGCATCTCGGGCGGATGGAGGACGCGAAGCGCAGCGTCGAGGGGCTGCACGCCTTTCGCCCCGATATCGATCTTGCGTTCATTCGTGACTACTGGCCGATCGCAGACGCTGCCGCGCTCAACTGTCTTGTGGAGGGACTGCGAAAAGCCGGACTATCTGAAGCCTGA
- the cysS gene encoding cysteine--tRNA ligase, whose translation MTLRLYNTLTRAKDVFAPIDPQAVRLYVCGPTVYDYAHIGNARPIIVFDVLFRLLRHLYGPEHVVYVRNITDIDDKINARAKEEGVAIGDLTGRTTAQFHADIQALNVLQPTFEPRATGSIPEIIALIEMLIAKGHAYAAEGHVLFDVPSMKDYGRLSRRPLDDMIAGARVDVAPYKRGEMDFVLWKPSSPDLPGWDSPWGRGRPGWHIECSAMSWKHLGETFDIHGGGIDLIFPHHENEVAQSRCAFGLPVMANVWMHNGFLQIDGQKMSKSLGNFVTINEVLKDWPGEVVRFNMLRTHYRQPIDWTVKGLEESTRILDGFYNSAAARLTEEERIAAPVLEALCDDLNTPRAIAELHALDRPNFQVELGATLNELGFTGKHVEEKAAKIDEHKVNELIKARLAARAAKNWAESDRLRGEIDALGVVVKDNKDGTTSWEVKP comes from the coding sequence ATGACTTTAAGACTTTACAATACCCTGACCCGAGCCAAGGACGTCTTCGCGCCGATCGATCCCCAGGCGGTGCGCCTCTATGTCTGCGGCCCGACGGTCTATGACTATGCCCATATCGGCAATGCCCGGCCGATCATCGTCTTCGACGTCCTCTTCCGGCTGCTGCGCCATCTTTATGGGCCTGAGCACGTCGTTTACGTGCGCAACATCACCGACATCGACGACAAGATCAATGCCAGGGCGAAGGAAGAGGGCGTCGCCATCGGCGACCTCACCGGCCGCACGACGGCCCAGTTCCACGCCGACATCCAGGCGCTTAACGTGCTGCAGCCCACCTTTGAGCCGCGCGCCACCGGCAGCATCCCCGAGATCATCGCCCTCATCGAGATGCTGATCGCCAAGGGCCATGCCTATGCGGCGGAGGGCCATGTGCTCTTCGACGTGCCCTCGATGAAGGACTACGGCAGGCTGTCGCGCCGGCCGCTCGACGACATGATCGCCGGCGCCCGCGTCGACGTGGCCCCCTATAAGAGGGGCGAGATGGACTTCGTCCTGTGGAAGCCGTCGAGCCCGGATCTGCCCGGCTGGGACAGCCCGTGGGGCAGGGGCCGGCCGGGCTGGCATATCGAATGCTCGGCCATGTCATGGAAACATCTGGGCGAGACATTCGACATCCATGGCGGCGGCATCGACCTCATCTTCCCGCATCACGAGAACGAGGTGGCGCAGTCGCGCTGCGCCTTCGGTTTGCCCGTGATGGCGAATGTGTGGATGCATAACGGCTTCCTCCAGATCGACGGCCAGAAGATGTCGAAGAGCCTCGGCAACTTCGTCACCATCAACGAGGTCCTGAAGGACTGGCCGGGCGAGGTCGTGCGCTTCAACATGCTGCGCACCCACTACCGCCAGCCGATCGACTGGACGGTGAAGGGGCTCGAGGAAAGCACCCGCATCCTCGACGGCTTCTACAATTCGGCCGCCGCGCGCCTGACCGAGGAGGAGCGCATTGCAGCGCCGGTGCTCGAAGCCCTGTGCGACGACCTCAACACGCCGCGCGCCATCGCCGAACTGCACGCGCTCGACCGGCCGAATTTCCAGGTCGAGCTCGGCGCCACCCTCAATGAGCTGGGCTTCACCGGCAAGCATGTCGAGGAGAAGGCGGCGAAGATCGACGAGCACAAGGTCAATGAGCTGATCAAGGCGAGGCTCGCCGCCCGCGCCGCCAAGAACTGGGCCGAGAGCGACCGCCTGCGCGGTGAGATTGATGCACTCGGCGTCGTGGTCAAGGACAACAAGGACGGTACGACGAGCTGGGAGGTGAAGCCATGA
- a CDS encoding DMT family transporter: MPHQSTTQAAIWMAGWLLCTLALTVSGRELGHDVPVFVIMVLRSLVAMAVLTPLVIYEGNIAARLTQLPLHVVRNIIHYGAQYSWFTALTLIPLAQVVSIEFTMPIWGALIAVTFLGERLTRYRITAIVLGFLGILLIVRPGTAEVDAGHVVALVAALGFAVSVALTKVLTRKDSALTVIFLMFAIQTVIGAVPAWLTWKWPEPGNWIWVAVVGLAGTFSHYCLSKAVSLADMTVVTPMDFLRVPLTVLAGYWLYSEGFDLVSILGAVLILGANLLNLLKAKPAL; encoded by the coding sequence TTGCCGCATCAATCGACGACACAGGCGGCCATCTGGATGGCGGGATGGCTTCTCTGCACGCTTGCCCTCACCGTCTCGGGGCGCGAGCTCGGCCATGACGTGCCGGTCTTCGTCATCATGGTCCTGCGCAGCCTGGTCGCCATGGCGGTGCTCACCCCGCTCGTGATCTATGAGGGGAATATCGCCGCCCGCCTCACCCAGCTGCCGCTTCACGTGGTGCGCAACATCATCCATTACGGCGCCCAATATTCGTGGTTCACGGCGCTCACCTTGATCCCGCTCGCCCAGGTCGTGTCGATCGAATTCACCATGCCGATCTGGGGTGCCCTCATCGCCGTCACGTTTCTCGGCGAGAGGCTGACCCGCTACCGGATCACGGCCATCGTACTGGGCTTCCTCGGCATATTGCTGATCGTGCGGCCCGGCACCGCTGAAGTCGATGCGGGCCATGTGGTGGCGCTCGTCGCCGCCTTGGGCTTCGCCGTCTCGGTCGCCCTCACCAAGGTGCTGACGAGGAAGGACTCGGCGCTCACCGTCATCTTCCTGATGTTCGCCATCCAGACGGTGATCGGTGCGGTGCCGGCCTGGCTCACCTGGAAATGGCCGGAGCCCGGGAACTGGATCTGGGTGGCCGTCGTCGGCCTTGCCGGCACTTTCTCGCATTATTGCCTGTCCAAGGCGGTATCGCTCGCCGACATGACGGTCGTGACGCCGATGGACTTCCTGCGCGTGCCCTTGACCGTGCTCGCCGGCTACTGGCTCTATAGCGAGGGCTTCGATCTCGTCTCGATCCTGGGCGCGGTCCTCATCCTCGGCGCCAATTTGCTCAATCTTCTGAAAGCCAAACCAGCACTATGA
- a CDS encoding DMT family transporter, producing the protein MNGGDGQRYLGWILVSLSAVAWSTAGFFTRLIGEDVWTMLFWRGFFGGCAFAVMVAVHHRGKSLEAYWKLGPMGLLLAVICGLGMITFIGSLMLTTVADVYVIYATVPFITAGVAWLILKERASWSVLAASALALAGVVVMLTGAVYGGILFGQFVALLMTLSMALMAVILRWKRDIAILPVLGLSSWTAAFVAFWFCDPLDVSSFDLIMLALFGVTQSALGLLLFSLGSRMIPAAEATLLTALDVPLAPLWVWLAFGEVPSVYTLAGGLIVLTAVAGHIWFEMRKPQAMPA; encoded by the coding sequence ATGAACGGCGGCGACGGTCAGCGTTATCTCGGCTGGATCCTGGTCAGCCTGTCGGCGGTCGCCTGGTCGACGGCCGGCTTCTTCACCCGTCTCATCGGGGAAGATGTCTGGACCATGCTGTTCTGGCGTGGCTTCTTCGGCGGCTGCGCCTTTGCCGTCATGGTGGCGGTGCACCATCGCGGGAAGTCGCTGGAAGCTTATTGGAAGCTGGGCCCGATGGGGCTCCTGCTCGCCGTCATCTGCGGGCTCGGCATGATCACCTTCATCGGCTCCCTGATGCTGACGACGGTCGCCGATGTCTATGTGATCTATGCCACCGTGCCGTTCATCACCGCCGGCGTCGCCTGGCTTATTCTCAAAGAGCGCGCCTCCTGGAGCGTGCTCGCGGCAAGCGCGCTGGCACTTGCCGGCGTCGTGGTGATGCTAACCGGTGCGGTCTATGGCGGCATCCTGTTCGGCCAGTTCGTCGCCCTCCTGATGACTCTTTCCATGGCCCTGATGGCGGTCATCCTGCGCTGGAAGCGCGACATCGCGATCCTGCCGGTGCTCGGGCTGTCCTCCTGGACCGCAGCCTTCGTCGCCTTCTGGTTCTGCGATCCTCTCGACGTCTCCTCTTTCGATCTCATCATGCTGGCGCTGTTCGGCGTGACGCAGAGCGCCCTCGGCCTCTTGCTGTTCAGCCTCGGCTCGCGCATGATCCCGGCCGCTGAGGCGACACTTCTCACCGCGCTCGATGTCCCCCTCGCCCCTTTATGGGTGTGGCTCGCCTTCGGCGAGGTGCCGAGTGTTTACACACTCGCCGGCGGCCTCATCGTGCTCACCGCCGTCGCCGGCCATATCTGGTTCGAGATGCGCAAGCCGCAGGCGATGCCGGCTTAG